A portion of the Leifsonia sp. EB41 genome contains these proteins:
- a CDS encoding glutamate synthase subunit beta — MADPKGFLKTTERELPKRRPVSVRLMDWKEVYEAGDPAQLRRQAGRCMDCGIPFCHQGCPLGNLIPEWNDLMWRGEGRQAIERLHATNNFPEFTGRLCPAPCESSCVLGINQPAVTIKQVEVSIIDQAWQNGWVQPHPPERLTGKTVAVVGSGPAGLAAAQQLTRAGHTVAVYERDDRIGGLLRYGIPDFKMEKKHLEARLNQMMAEGTRFRAGVNIGVDIAWDDLRARYDAVVVATGAMVPRDLPIPGRDLAGVHYAMEYLVQQNKAGAGDRIADQITADGKHVIVLGGGDTGADCIGTAHRQGAASVTNLAIGKQPPAERPAHQPWPMTPTLFEVQSAHEEGGAREYLASTVEFLANEFGEVKALRVAETEYLDGRRVPKAGTEREIPADLVLLALGFTGPEQEDLSAQLGLPFDDRGNVTRDGDYQTSEAGVFVAGDAGRGQSLIVWAIAEGRAAAAAVDRYLEGETELPSPVRPTDRGILV; from the coding sequence GTGGCTGACCCGAAGGGTTTCTTGAAGACGACCGAGCGGGAGCTGCCGAAGCGCCGCCCCGTGTCCGTGCGCCTCATGGACTGGAAAGAGGTCTACGAGGCCGGCGACCCTGCACAGCTCCGCCGCCAGGCCGGGCGCTGCATGGACTGCGGCATCCCGTTCTGCCACCAGGGCTGCCCGCTCGGCAACCTCATCCCGGAGTGGAACGACCTGATGTGGCGCGGGGAGGGCCGCCAGGCCATCGAGCGCCTGCACGCGACCAACAACTTCCCGGAGTTCACCGGCCGGCTCTGCCCGGCCCCGTGCGAGTCGTCGTGCGTGCTCGGCATCAACCAGCCCGCCGTCACGATCAAGCAGGTCGAGGTCTCGATCATCGACCAGGCCTGGCAGAACGGCTGGGTGCAGCCGCATCCGCCGGAGCGCCTCACCGGCAAGACCGTCGCGGTCGTCGGCTCCGGCCCCGCCGGGCTCGCAGCGGCCCAGCAGCTCACCCGCGCCGGCCACACGGTGGCCGTGTACGAGCGGGACGACCGCATCGGCGGCCTGCTGCGCTACGGCATCCCGGACTTCAAGATGGAGAAGAAGCACCTCGAGGCGCGGCTGAACCAGATGATGGCCGAGGGCACCCGCTTCCGCGCCGGCGTGAACATCGGCGTCGACATCGCCTGGGACGACCTGCGGGCGCGCTACGACGCCGTCGTGGTCGCCACCGGAGCGATGGTCCCGCGGGACCTCCCGATCCCGGGCCGCGACCTCGCGGGCGTGCACTACGCGATGGAGTACCTGGTCCAGCAGAACAAGGCAGGCGCCGGCGACCGGATCGCCGACCAGATCACGGCGGACGGCAAGCACGTCATCGTGCTCGGCGGCGGCGACACCGGCGCGGACTGCATCGGCACCGCGCACCGTCAGGGCGCGGCCAGCGTGACCAACCTCGCGATCGGCAAGCAGCCGCCGGCGGAGCGCCCCGCGCACCAGCCGTGGCCGATGACCCCGACGCTGTTCGAGGTGCAGAGCGCCCACGAGGAAGGTGGGGCGCGCGAGTACCTCGCCTCCACCGTCGAGTTCCTCGCGAACGAGTTCGGCGAGGTGAAGGCCCTCCGCGTCGCGGAGACCGAGTACCTCGACGGCCGTCGCGTGCCGAAGGCGGGCACGGAGCGCGAGATCCCCGCGGACCTCGTCCTGCTCGCACTGGGATTCACCGGTCCGGAGCAGGAGGACCTGAGCGCCCAGCTCGGCCTCCCGTTCGACGACCGGGGTAACGTGACCCGCGACGGCGACTACCAGACCAGCGAGGCCGGCGTGTTCGTCGCCGGCGACGCGGGCCGCGGGCAGTCGCTCATCGTCTGGGCCATCGCAGAGGGCCGGGCAGCGGCAGCCGCCGTCGACCGGTATCTTGAAGGGGAGACGGAATTGCCGTCGCCGGTCCGCCCCACGGATCGCGGCATCCTGGTCTGA